In Panthera tigris isolate Pti1 chromosome C1, P.tigris_Pti1_mat1.1, whole genome shotgun sequence, the following proteins share a genomic window:
- the ERRFI1 gene encoding ERBB receptor feedback inhibitor 1 has protein sequence MSTAGVAAQEIRVPLKTGFLHDGQALRTVRACWGGRGEFENHFLNIDPITMAYSLNSSAQEHLTSLGRAAASAARSGSHFAEHGPSQKPSLAPLIIPPGEHPGPREEERVACGFRKLSVNGVCASPPPLTPIKSPPSPFPCTALCERGSRPLPPLPISEDLSLDETDCEVEFLTSSDTDFLLEDCTLSGFRYDVPGRRSFRGCGQINYAYFDTPAVSAADLSQAPEQNGGVQDSNPPLPQTHRRLRRSHSGPAGSFNKPAIRISSYIHRASPNSDEDKPEVPPRVPIPPRPVKPDYRRWSAEVTSSTYSDEDRPPKVPPREPLSRGNSRTPSPKSLPSYLNGVMPPTQSFAPDPKYVSSKALQRQNSEGSASKAPCILPVIENGKKVSSTHYYLLPERPPYLDKFEKFFREAEEANSSTHTQPLSADRGTASAAEKLDSKTRLDLGGHVRRKHSSYVVSP, from the exons ATGTCCACAGCAGGAGTTGCTGCCCAGGAGATTCGAGTCCCGTTGAAAACCGGATTCCTGCACGATGGCCAAGCCTTGAGGACCGTGAGGGCCTGCTGGGGCGGCCGCGGCGAGTTTGAAAA tcACTTTTTGAACATCGACCCGATAACCATGGCCTACAGCCTCAACTCTTCGGCCCAGGAGCACCTCACATCTCTTG GGCGCGCTGCGGCGTCCGCAGCAAGGAGCGGCAGCCACTTTGCAGAGCACGGCCCCTCCCAGAAGCCCAGCTTGGCCCCTCTTATCATTCCCCCGGGCGAGCACCCGGGACCGCGGGAAGAGGAGCGAGTCGCGTGTGGTTTTAGGAAACTCTCGGTGAACGGCGTGTGTGCTTCCCCCCCTCCGCTCACACCCATAAAgagccccccttcccccttcccctgcacGGCCCTCTGTGAACGCGGTTCCCGGCCCCTCCCGCCACTGCCCATCTCCGAAGACCTCTCTCTGGACGAGACAGACTGCGAGGTCGAGTTCCTAACCAGCTCGGACACGGACTTCCTCTTGGAAGACTGTACGCTTTCTGGCTTCAGATACGATGTTCCTGGCAGGCGAAGCTTCCGTGGGTGTGGACAGATCAACTACGCGTATTTTGATACCCCAGCTGTCTCCGCGGCAGATCTCAGCCAGGCGCCTGAGCAGAATGGAGGTGTGCAAGATTCAAATCCTCCTCTGCCTCAGACCCACCGGAGATTAAGAAGGTCTCATTCGGGACCAGCTGGATCCTTCAACAAGCCGGCCATCAGGATATCCAGCTACATCCACAGAGCTTCTCCGAACTCCGACGAAGACAAACCCGAGGTGCCCCCCAGGGTCCCCATTCCTCCTCGGCCCGTGAAGCCAGATTACAGAAGGTGGTCGGCGGAAGTCACTTCCAGCACCTACAGCGATGAAGACCGGCCTCCCAAAGTACCACCGAGAGAACCGTTATCACGGGGTAACTCCCGCACGCCAAGCCCCAAAAGCCTTCCGTCTTACCTCAATGGGGTCATGCCCCCCACGCAGAGCTTTGCCCCTGACCCCAAGTATGTGAGCAGCAAAGCTCTGCAGAGACAGAACAGCGAAGGGTCTGCCAGTAAGGCTCCCTGCATCCTGCCCGTCATCGAAAACGGGAAGAAGGTGAGCTCGACACACTATTACCTACTACCTGAGAGACCGCCGTACCTGGACAAGTTTGAAAAGTTTTTCCGGGAAGCAGAGGAAGCAAACTCAAGCACCCACACCCAGCCGCTGTCTGCTGACCGCGGTACAGCCTCGGCCGCAGAAAAGCTGGACTCCAAGACAAGACTGGACCTGGGGGGCCACGTGAGGCGTAAACACTCGTCCTACGTGGTTTCTCCTTAG